A DNA window from Vagococcus penaei contains the following coding sequences:
- a CDS encoding MurR/RpiR family transcriptional regulator encodes MSINKFGLLNALYEIVNSKEHDNDYAVASYLLDNIKRINEVSVNELVNCAFTTPSAIRRFCHRIGYDNFSELKVSFSHLIFPSNLRLRQFHPMSEYRVQRLDSIRRVIQDIEKNFTDTMVETIVSLIVSYKKVILVSANNTSSELIKFQQELLFAEKIVYVISKDYKENSMLEEIDDETLLLVSSVSGTFAAEASEWVRGLPSYNILLTGNRDPEFLESYHDCFYMSGQDIKNDVTGVYGKYGLTLIFDFISESFFYHS; translated from the coding sequence ATGAGCATTAATAAATTTGGCTTATTAAATGCCTTGTATGAAATAGTAAACAGTAAAGAACACGACAATGATTATGCGGTGGCTTCTTATTTATTAGACAATATTAAACGAATAAATGAAGTTAGTGTTAATGAGCTTGTCAATTGTGCCTTTACTACACCATCAGCTATTCGGCGATTTTGCCATAGGATAGGTTATGATAATTTTAGTGAGTTAAAAGTCTCGTTCAGTCATCTAATTTTCCCGAGCAATTTACGCTTACGACAATTTCACCCGATGAGTGAATACCGTGTACAAAGACTAGATAGTATCCGTCGGGTTATCCAAGATATCGAAAAAAATTTTACAGATACTATGGTAGAGACGATAGTATCATTGATTGTGTCATATAAAAAGGTTATTTTGGTATCTGCAAATAATACAAGTAGTGAGTTGATTAAATTTCAACAAGAATTACTTTTTGCTGAAAAAATAGTATATGTGATATCTAAAGACTACAAAGAGAATAGTATGTTAGAGGAAATAGACGATGAAACCTTATTATTGGTCTCCTCTGTCTCAGGAACTTTTGCAGCGGAGGCTAGTGAATGGGTGAGAGGTTTACCTAGTTATAATATTTTGCTGACTGGAAACAGAGATCCCGAATTTTTAGAGAGTTATCATGATTGTTTTTATATGAGTGGGCAAGATATAAAAAATGATGTGACCGGGGTTTATGGTAAATACGGTTTAACTTTAATTTTCGACTTTATTTCTGAAAGTTTTTTTTATCATTCCTAA
- the rpoB gene encoding DNA-directed RNA polymerase subunit beta, with amino-acid sequence MVGHVVKYGKHRERRSYSRINEVLELPNLIEIQTDSYKWFLDEGLREMFEDILPITDFSDKLSLEFVDYEMKEPKYTVEEARAHDANYSAPIHVTLRLDNQVTGEIKSQEVFFGDFPLMTEMGTFIINGAERVVVSQLVRSPGVYFNAKQEKNGQEGFGTTIIPNRGAWMELETDAKGLSFARIDRTRKIPLTVVVRALGFGDDSTIMEIFGESESLTETIGKDIKKESGGTRVEEALKDVYERLRPGEPKTAESSRNLLNARFFDPKRYDLANVGRYKVNKKLTLKTRLLNQTLAETLVDPETGEIIVEKGTVVTHTVMEKLESYLDAGLNNVTFYPSEDGVVTEPMTIQVIKVFSPKDPERVVNMIGNGNLDATVKTIRPADIIATMGYFFNLMEGIGKVDDIDHLGNRRIRSVGELLQNQFRIGLSRMERVVRERMSIQDTETLTPQQLINIRPVVASMKEFFGSSQLSQFMDQTNPLGELTHKRRLSALGPGGLTRDRAGYEVRDVHYSHYGRMCPIETPEGPNIGLINSLSSYAKVNRYGFIETPYRRVDRATGRVTDRIDYLTADEEDHYMVAQANSRLNDDGTFAEPVVMARLQSENLEVAVEKVDYMDVSPKQVVAVATSCIPFLENDDSNRALMGANMQRQAVPLIQPRSPLVGTGMEYIAAHDSGAALLCKHDGVVEFVDAKQVRVRRDNGTLDKYNIIKFHRSNAGTSYNQRPIVRLGERVDAGDALADGSSMEEGELALGQNVLVAFMTWEGYNYEDAIIMSRRLVKDDVYTSIHIEEYESEARDTKLGPEEITRELPNVGEDALKDLDEMGIIRIGAEVKDGDLLVGKVTPKGVTELSAEERLLHAIFGEKAREVRDTSLRVPHGGGGIVHDVKIFTREGGDELAPGVNMLVRVYIVQKRKIHEGDKMAGRHGNKGVVSRIMPEEDMPFLPDGTPVDIMLNPLGVPSRMNIGQVLELHLGMAARSLNIHVATPVFDGADEEDVWSTVEEAGLARDAKTVLYDGRTGEPFDNRISVGVMYMLKLAHMVDDKLHARSIGPYSLVTQQPLGGKAQFGGQRFGEMEVWALEAYGAAYTLQEILTYKSDDVVGRVKTYESIVKGEPIQKPGVPESFRVLVKELQALGLDMRVLDADDQEIELRDMDDDDDDLITVDALAKYAKEQAEKEQAEKSLKDAQENQE; translated from the coding sequence TTGGTTGGACACGTAGTAAAATACGGAAAACACCGGGAAAGACGCAGCTATTCTAGAATTAATGAAGTCCTAGAACTGCCAAATTTAATTGAAATTCAAACAGATTCGTACAAGTGGTTTTTAGATGAAGGTTTAAGAGAAATGTTTGAAGACATTTTACCAATCACAGATTTTAGCGATAAATTATCATTAGAGTTTGTTGATTATGAAATGAAAGAACCTAAATACACTGTTGAAGAAGCACGTGCACATGACGCTAACTATTCAGCTCCGATTCACGTGACTCTACGTTTAGACAATCAAGTGACGGGTGAAATTAAATCGCAAGAAGTGTTCTTTGGTGATTTTCCATTAATGACTGAAATGGGTACATTTATCATCAATGGTGCTGAACGTGTTGTTGTATCACAGTTAGTTCGTTCTCCTGGAGTTTATTTTAACGCGAAACAAGAGAAAAATGGACAAGAAGGCTTTGGTACAACAATTATCCCTAACCGTGGAGCTTGGATGGAATTAGAAACTGATGCGAAAGGTCTATCGTTTGCACGTATTGACCGTACGCGTAAGATTCCTTTGACTGTTGTTGTGCGGGCTTTAGGTTTTGGTGATGATAGTACCATTATGGAAATCTTTGGTGAAAGTGAAAGCTTAACTGAAACCATTGGAAAAGACATCAAAAAAGAAAGTGGCGGCACGCGTGTTGAGGAAGCCTTAAAAGATGTTTACGAACGTCTACGTCCAGGTGAGCCAAAAACAGCAGAAAGTTCACGTAACTTATTAAATGCTCGTTTCTTTGATCCAAAACGCTACGACTTAGCAAATGTTGGTCGTTACAAAGTAAATAAAAAATTAACGCTTAAAACACGTTTATTAAATCAAACGTTAGCTGAAACATTAGTCGACCCTGAAACTGGTGAAATTATTGTCGAAAAAGGAACAGTTGTGACACACACTGTTATGGAAAAATTAGAAAGTTATTTAGATGCAGGTCTAAACAATGTAACGTTCTATCCTTCTGAAGACGGTGTTGTGACTGAACCAATGACAATCCAAGTCATTAAAGTCTTCTCACCAAAAGACCCAGAACGTGTCGTTAATATGATTGGCAATGGTAATTTAGATGCTACTGTTAAAACAATTCGTCCAGCGGATATCATTGCGACAATGGGTTACTTCTTTAACTTAATGGAAGGTATCGGTAAAGTTGACGATATCGACCACTTAGGTAACCGTCGTATCCGTTCAGTTGGTGAATTATTACAAAATCAATTCCGTATTGGTTTATCACGTATGGAACGTGTGGTACGTGAGAGAATGTCAATCCAAGATACTGAAACATTGACACCTCAACAATTAATTAATATTCGTCCTGTTGTGGCTTCAATGAAAGAATTCTTCGGTTCTTCTCAGTTATCACAGTTCATGGATCAAACCAATCCACTGGGTGAGTTAACCCACAAACGTCGTCTATCAGCCTTAGGGCCTGGTGGTTTAACACGTGACCGTGCCGGATATGAAGTGCGTGACGTGCATTACTCTCACTATGGTCGTATGTGTCCGATTGAAACGCCTGAGGGACCAAACATTGGGTTAATCAATAGTTTGTCTAGCTATGCGAAAGTGAACCGTTATGGTTTTATTGAAACACCTTACCGTCGTGTGGATCGTGCAACTGGTCGTGTAACTGACCGTATCGATTATTTAACGGCTGATGAGGAAGACCACTATATGGTAGCGCAAGCTAACTCTCGTTTAAATGATGATGGGACATTTGCTGAGCCAGTAGTAATGGCGCGTTTGCAAAGTGAAAACTTAGAAGTTGCTGTTGAAAAAGTCGATTACATGGACGTATCACCTAAACAAGTAGTTGCAGTTGCGACATCATGTATTCCTTTCTTGGAAAACGATGACTCCAACCGTGCCTTGATGGGTGCCAACATGCAGCGTCAAGCAGTGCCGTTGATTCAACCACGTTCTCCATTAGTTGGAACTGGTATGGAATATATTGCAGCCCATGACTCTGGTGCCGCTCTATTATGTAAACACGATGGTGTTGTTGAGTTTGTGGATGCAAAACAAGTTCGTGTACGTCGTGACAATGGAACATTAGATAAATATAATATTATTAAATTCCACCGTTCAAACGCTGGTACAAGCTATAATCAACGTCCAATCGTTCGTTTAGGTGAACGCGTTGATGCAGGGGATGCATTAGCCGATGGTTCTTCTATGGAAGAAGGCGAATTAGCTCTAGGACAAAACGTTTTAGTGGCCTTCATGACTTGGGAAGGATATAACTATGAAGATGCGATTATCATGAGTCGTCGTTTGGTTAAAGATGATGTGTATACGTCAATTCATATTGAAGAATATGAATCTGAAGCACGTGACACAAAATTAGGACCTGAAGAAATCACGCGTGAATTACCAAACGTTGGTGAGGATGCGCTAAAAGATTTAGACGAGATGGGTATTATCCGTATTGGTGCTGAAGTGAAAGATGGCGATTTATTAGTTGGTAAAGTAACGCCTAAAGGTGTAACAGAATTATCAGCTGAAGAACGCTTATTACACGCTATTTTCGGTGAAAAAGCGCGTGAAGTTCGTGATACATCACTACGTGTACCACATGGTGGTGGCGGTATTGTTCATGACGTGAAAATCTTTACACGTGAAGGTGGAGATGAATTAGCACCAGGTGTTAATATGTTAGTCCGTGTATATATTGTCCAAAAACGTAAAATTCATGAAGGTGATAAGATGGCTGGACGTCATGGTAATAAAGGGGTAGTTTCTCGGATTATGCCTGAGGAAGACATGCCATTCTTACCAGACGGTACACCAGTTGATATCATGTTAAACCCATTAGGGGTACCTTCTCGTATGAACATTGGGCAAGTGCTAGAACTCCACTTAGGGATGGCAGCACGCTCATTGAATATTCATGTTGCTACACCAGTATTTGATGGAGCAGATGAAGAAGATGTATGGAGTACGGTTGAAGAAGCTGGATTAGCACGTGATGCAAAAACAGTTCTTTACGACGGTCGTACCGGAGAACCTTTTGACAACCGAATTTCGGTTGGGGTAATGTATATGCTGAAACTTGCTCACATGGTTGATGATAAATTACATGCTCGTTCAATTGGACCATATTCATTAGTAACACAACAACCTCTTGGTGGTAAAGCACAATTTGGTGGACAACGTTTTGGTGAGATGGAAGTTTGGGCACTTGAAGCTTACGGTGCTGCTTATACACTACAAGAAATCTTAACTTACAAGTCCGATGACGTTGTTGGTCGTGTGAAAACATACGAATCGATCGTTAAGGGTGAACCTATCCAAAAACCAGGAGTTCCTGAATCATTCCGCGTATTAGTTAAAGAGTTACAAGCTCTAGGTTTAGACATGCGTGTCCTTGATGCAGATGATCAAGAAATTGAATTACGTGATATGGACGATGACGATGATGACTTGATTACAGTCGATGCTTTAGCCAAATATGCTAAAGAACAAGCTGAAAAAGAGCAAGCTGAAAAATCGTTGAAAGATGCACAAGAAAACCAAGAATAG
- a CDS encoding class I SAM-dependent methyltransferase has protein sequence MGNHYFSQNPDIEHQRKSWTFELVGTEFKFITDSNVFSKSTVDYGSRVLIETFEASELPDGAILDVGCGYGPIGLALAKKTGRIVEMVDVNERALELARENAKLNGLTNLSIYASYIYESVTATDFAAVVSNPPIRAGKEVVHEIISGSFAKLQVGGTLTIVIQKKQGAPSAQKRMMDTFGNAEIVKKDKGYYIIVSVKE, from the coding sequence ATGGGGAATCATTATTTTAGTCAAAATCCAGATATTGAGCATCAACGAAAATCGTGGACGTTTGAGTTAGTGGGGACAGAATTTAAATTCATTACGGATAGTAATGTCTTTTCGAAAAGTACGGTTGATTATGGCTCACGAGTGTTAATTGAGACGTTTGAGGCAAGTGAGCTACCAGATGGGGCTATTTTAGATGTTGGTTGTGGTTATGGGCCGATTGGATTAGCGTTAGCTAAAAAAACAGGACGTATAGTCGAAATGGTCGATGTGAATGAGCGGGCATTAGAGTTAGCACGTGAGAACGCGAAACTAAATGGTTTAACTAATCTTTCCATTTATGCCTCTTATATTTATGAGAGTGTCACAGCAACTGATTTTGCAGCTGTTGTTAGTAATCCACCTATTCGCGCCGGTAAAGAGGTTGTGCATGAAATTATTAGTGGTTCATTTGCTAAATTACAGGTTGGTGGGACGCTGACGATTGTGATTCAGAAAAAACAAGGAGCACCTAGTGCGCAAAAGCGGATGATGGATACATTTGGTAATGCAGAAATTGTCAAAAAAGACAAAGGCTACTATATTATAGTGAGTGTAAAAGAGTAA
- the coaA gene encoding type I pantothenate kinase: MDERSNFYQISREEWQSFYRNGVPPLTDIELQQIKSVNDKISLQDVQDIYIPLTHLLHLYMKEYESLHINQGLFMQRFVQPAPFIIGIAGSVAVGKSTTSRLLQMMLSRNLRRRHVQMITTDGFLYPTDELKRRGILDRKGFPESYDMDKLLNFLNSVKNGEDNLKIPVYSHEVYDIMPDEFETISQPDILIVEGINVLQLPENQQIYMSDFFDFSIFVDAEPEQIEKWYLERFTSLLDLAKEDKTNYYYKYANGSREEAINFARSIWNKVNQKNLETFILPTRSRADVILHKTKDHVIDEIYLRKF; the protein is encoded by the coding sequence ATGGATGAACGTTCGAATTTTTATCAAATTTCACGTGAAGAATGGCAAAGCTTTTACCGTAACGGCGTGCCTCCTCTAACTGATATTGAATTACAACAAATCAAAAGTGTTAATGACAAAATCTCACTCCAAGATGTGCAAGATATTTATATTCCATTGACACATTTATTACATTTATATATGAAAGAATACGAATCACTACATATTAATCAAGGTTTGTTTATGCAACGCTTCGTCCAACCTGCACCCTTTATCATTGGAATTGCAGGAAGCGTGGCAGTTGGTAAAAGCACAACTTCGCGTTTACTACAAATGATGCTGTCACGTAACTTACGTCGTCGCCACGTTCAAATGATTACAACGGACGGTTTTCTTTATCCGACAGATGAGTTAAAGCGTCGGGGAATTTTAGACCGCAAGGGGTTCCCTGAAAGTTATGACATGGATAAACTACTCAATTTCTTAAATTCTGTGAAAAACGGCGAGGATAACTTAAAAATCCCTGTCTACTCACACGAAGTCTATGACATCATGCCAGACGAATTTGAGACCATATCACAACCGGACATTTTAATCGTTGAAGGAATCAACGTTCTACAATTACCCGAAAATCAACAAATTTACATGAGTGACTTCTTTGATTTCTCCATTTTTGTTGATGCAGAACCCGAACAAATAGAAAAATGGTATTTAGAACGCTTTACTTCACTATTAGACCTTGCAAAAGAGGATAAAACTAATTATTATTATAAATATGCAAATGGTTCACGCGAAGAAGCCATTAATTTTGCACGGAGCATCTGGAACAAAGTCAACCAGAAAAATTTGGAAACTTTTATCTTACCGACCAGAAGTCGAGCGGATGTTATCCTGCATAAAACTAAAGATCACGTCATTGACGAAATCTACCTTCGTAAATTTTAA
- a CDS encoding acyl-CoA thioesterase, whose protein sequence is MPETKKCRESRVIQTHIILPADLNSYDALYGGKLMYLIDDTASISAARHARQHIMTASTDSLDFLHPLLKNDSVCIESYVTGTGKKSMEVFVKVIGENLLTGERYLAATCFMTFVVVKPTASFTSVAKVEPETNEERMITKDYSQRRAQRLEQLAQSKEFASHISLEIPWMMTDN, encoded by the coding sequence CTGCCAGAAACAAAAAAATGTCGAGAGTCACGTGTCATCCAGACACACATTATCCTCCCGGCTGACTTAAATTCTTATGATGCCTTATATGGTGGAAAATTGATGTATTTAATTGATGATACAGCGTCAATCTCAGCCGCTCGTCACGCTCGTCAACACATTATGACCGCATCAACCGATTCACTAGATTTTTTACATCCATTACTAAAGAATGATTCTGTTTGTATCGAATCTTATGTAACCGGAACCGGAAAAAAATCAATGGAAGTCTTTGTCAAAGTCATTGGAGAAAATCTCCTGACCGGTGAACGCTATTTGGCGGCAACCTGTTTTATGACCTTCGTTGTGGTAAAACCAACTGCTTCCTTTACTAGTGTGGCTAAAGTCGAGCCAGAAACAAATGAAGAACGCATGATTACCAAAGATTATTCACAGCGTCGTGCCCAACGCTTAGAACAATTGGCGCAAAGCAAAGAGTTCGCTAGTCATATTTCACTTGAAATACCGTGGATGATGACTGACAACTAA
- the rpoC gene encoding DNA-directed RNA polymerase subunit beta', which produces MIDVNKFESMQIGLASSDKIRSWSYGEVKKPETINYRTLKPERDGLFCERIFGPTKDWECACGKYKRIRYKGIVCDRCGVEVTRSKVRRERMGHIELAAPVTHIWYFKGIPSRMGLVLDMSPRALEEIIYFASYVVTDPGDTTLEKKQLLTEREYREKRQQYGQEFQAGMGAEAIKRLLEDVNLEKEVVELKEELKTAQGQKRTRAIRRLDILEAFRVSGNNPDWMVMDVVPIIPPDLRPMVQLEGGRFATSDLNDLYRRVINRNNRLKRLLDLNAPGIIVQNEKRMLQEAVDALIDNGRRGRPVTGPGNRPLKSLSHMLKGKQGRFRQNLLGKRVDYSGRSVIVVGPFLKMYQCGLPKEMAIELFKPFVMHELVKREIASNIKNAKRQIERQEDAVWDVLEDVIREHPVLLNRAPTLHRLGIQAFEPVLVEGRAIRLHPLVCEAYNADFDGDQMAVHVPLNEEAQAEARMLMLAAQNILNPKDGKPVVTPSQDMVLGNYYLTMEGEGQIGEGMVFRNLDEVVLAWRNGYVHLHTRIGLQTSSMPEKPFTDWQRERILITTAGKAIFNEIMPPEFPYLNEPTTYNLTEQTPDKYFVEASTDIPAHIKEQELVGPFKKKNLGNIIAEVFKRFKITETSKMLDRMKDLGYKHSTYAGMTVGIADIVVLHEKQEMIDEAHKQVEVITKQFRRGLITDDERYERVIGVWNMTKDAIQNKLMESLDARNPIYMMSDSGARGNISNFTQLAGMRGLMAAPNGRIMELPIVSNFREGLTVLEMFISTHGARKGMTDTALKTADSGYLTRRLVDVAQDVIIRETDCGTDRGLNIAAMKEGNEVIETLEERMLGRYTRKSVINPETGHIIIGPNELITEDIAHQIIEAGIEEISIRSVFTCNTKHGVCKHCYGRNLATGSEVEVGEAVGTIAAQSIGEPGTQLTMRTFHTGGVAGDDITQGLPRIQEIFEARNPKGQAIISEVAGEIIEIKEDQGSRMKEITVKGDTDERTYEVPYISRLKVAEGDIIDRGTPLTEGSIDPKQLLTVKDVLTVENYLLKEVQKVYRMQGVEIGDKHIEVMVRQMLRKVRVMDPGVSDILPGTLMDIGEFKERNYNTLVSGGTPATGRPVLLGITKASLETNSFLSAASFQETTRVLTDAAIRGKQDHLLGLKENVIIGKIIPAGTGMPKYRNMEPKEVGVASENVYSISDIEAQMAAADALKGNKD; this is translated from the coding sequence TTGATCGATGTAAATAAATTTGAAAGTATGCAAATTGGGCTAGCTTCTTCTGATAAAATAAGAAGCTGGTCTTACGGTGAGGTAAAAAAACCTGAAACAATTAACTACCGTACCCTAAAACCTGAACGTGATGGTCTTTTCTGCGAACGCATTTTCGGTCCTACTAAGGACTGGGAATGTGCGTGTGGAAAATATAAACGTATTCGTTACAAAGGAATCGTTTGTGACCGTTGTGGGGTTGAAGTAACACGTTCTAAAGTACGTCGTGAGCGTATGGGACATATTGAATTAGCAGCACCAGTTACACATATTTGGTATTTTAAAGGAATTCCTAGTCGTATGGGTCTTGTATTAGATATGAGCCCACGTGCTTTAGAAGAAATCATTTATTTTGCTTCTTACGTGGTAACTGATCCAGGTGACACAACTTTAGAGAAAAAACAATTATTAACTGAGCGTGAATACCGTGAAAAACGTCAACAATACGGTCAAGAATTCCAAGCTGGTATGGGTGCGGAAGCTATCAAACGCTTGTTAGAAGACGTTAATTTAGAAAAAGAAGTAGTCGAATTAAAAGAAGAACTTAAAACAGCACAAGGTCAAAAAAGAACACGTGCTATCCGTCGTTTAGATATTTTAGAAGCTTTTAGAGTATCTGGTAATAACCCTGATTGGATGGTTATGGATGTGGTACCAATCATTCCTCCAGATTTACGTCCAATGGTGCAACTAGAAGGTGGCCGTTTTGCGACAAGTGACTTAAATGATTTATATCGTCGTGTGATTAACCGTAATAATCGTTTAAAACGTTTATTAGATTTAAATGCACCGGGAATTATTGTGCAAAATGAAAAACGTATGCTACAAGAGGCTGTTGATGCATTGATTGATAATGGTCGTCGTGGTCGTCCAGTAACTGGACCAGGTAACCGACCATTGAAATCTCTATCACATATGTTGAAAGGGAAACAAGGCCGTTTCCGTCAAAACTTACTAGGTAAACGTGTGGATTATTCTGGTCGTTCGGTAATCGTTGTTGGTCCATTCTTAAAAATGTACCAATGTGGTCTACCAAAAGAAATGGCTATTGAATTGTTTAAACCATTCGTTATGCACGAATTAGTTAAACGTGAAATCGCAAGTAATATCAAAAATGCTAAACGTCAAATTGAACGTCAAGAAGACGCTGTTTGGGACGTTTTAGAAGATGTTATTAGAGAACATCCAGTGTTACTTAACCGGGCACCTACATTGCATAGATTAGGTATTCAAGCGTTTGAACCAGTCTTAGTTGAAGGTCGTGCGATTCGTCTTCACCCATTAGTTTGTGAGGCCTATAATGCCGATTTCGATGGGGACCAAATGGCGGTTCACGTACCGTTAAATGAAGAAGCACAAGCTGAAGCACGTATGTTAATGCTAGCAGCACAAAACATCTTGAACCCGAAAGATGGTAAACCAGTTGTTACACCATCTCAAGATATGGTTTTAGGTAACTATTACCTAACTATGGAAGGTGAAGGACAAATTGGGGAAGGTATGGTCTTCCGTAATTTAGATGAAGTTGTTTTAGCTTGGAGAAATGGTTATGTCCACTTGCACACACGTATTGGACTACAAACAAGCTCAATGCCTGAAAAACCATTTACTGATTGGCAAAGAGAGCGCATTTTGATTACAACTGCTGGTAAAGCAATTTTTAACGAAATTATGCCACCAGAGTTCCCTTATTTAAATGAACCAACAACTTATAACTTAACTGAACAAACACCAGATAAATACTTTGTTGAAGCGTCAACCGATATTCCTGCGCATATTAAAGAACAGGAACTTGTTGGACCATTCAAGAAGAAAAATCTTGGAAATATCATTGCTGAAGTCTTTAAACGTTTCAAAATTACTGAAACATCTAAAATGCTAGACAGAATGAAAGACTTAGGTTATAAACATTCGACTTATGCAGGGATGACAGTAGGGATTGCTGATATCGTAGTCTTACACGAAAAACAAGAGATGATTGATGAAGCTCACAAACAAGTAGAAGTCATTACAAAACAATTCCGTCGTGGACTGATTACAGACGACGAACGTTATGAACGCGTTATTGGTGTTTGGAATATGACAAAAGACGCTATCCAAAATAAATTGATGGAAAGTTTAGATGCACGTAACCCAATTTACATGATGAGTGATTCTGGAGCCCGTGGTAATATCTCCAACTTTACGCAATTAGCAGGTATGCGTGGATTAATGGCCGCACCGAATGGTCGAATCATGGAGTTACCGATTGTATCGAACTTCCGTGAGGGATTAACTGTCTTAGAGATGTTTATCTCAACCCATGGGGCACGTAAAGGAATGACCGATACTGCCTTGAAGACTGCCGATTCTGGTTACTTAACACGTCGTTTAGTTGACGTGGCACAAGATGTTATCATTCGTGAAACAGATTGTGGAACGGATCGTGGTTTAAACATTGCTGCTATGAAAGAGGGCAATGAAGTGATTGAAACACTGGAAGAACGTATGTTAGGTCGTTACACACGTAAATCTGTTATCAATCCTGAAACAGGTCATATTATTATTGGACCGAATGAGTTAATTACTGAAGATATCGCACATCAAATTATTGAAGCAGGTATTGAAGAAATTTCAATTCGTTCAGTATTCACATGTAATACAAAACATGGTGTATGTAAACACTGTTATGGTCGTAACTTAGCAACTGGTTCAGAAGTTGAAGTTGGTGAAGCTGTTGGTACAATCGCAGCGCAATCAATCGGTGAACCTGGTACTCAGTTAACCATGCGTACATTCCATACGGGTGGGGTTGCCGGAGATGATATTACTCAAGGTTTACCTCGTATCCAAGAAATCTTTGAAGCACGTAATCCAAAAGGGCAAGCGATTATTTCTGAGGTTGCTGGTGAGATTATTGAAATCAAAGAAGATCAAGGTAGCCGTATGAAAGAAATCACTGTTAAAGGTGACACTGATGAACGGACGTATGAAGTACCTTACATCTCACGCTTGAAAGTAGCAGAAGGCGATATTATTGATCGCGGAACACCATTAACTGAAGGATCAATTGATCCAAAACAATTACTAACCGTTAAAGACGTGTTAACTGTTGAAAACTACTTACTAAAAGAAGTTCAAAAAGTTTACCGTATGCAAGGGGTAGAAATTGGCGATAAACATATCGAAGTAATGGTCCGTCAAATGTTACGTAAAGTACGTGTTATGGATCCAGGTGTGTCTGATATTTTACCAGGAACATTAATGGATATTGGTGAGTTTAAAGAGCGTAACTACAATACATTAGTAAGTGGTGGTACACCAGCAACAGGTCGCCCAGTCTTACTTGGTATTACAAAAGCCTCTCTTGAAACAAACAGTTTCTTATCTGCTGCATCATTCCAAGAAACCACTCGTGTGTTGACGGATGCTGCTATCAGAGGTAAGCAAGACCACTTATTAGGCTTGAAAGAAAATGTTATTATCGGTAAGATTATTCCTGCCGGTACAGGTATGCCTAAATATCGTAACATGGAGCCAAAAGAAGTAGGCGTAGCAAGCGAAAATGTTTACAGTATTAGTGACATTGAAGCACAAATGGCTGCAGCTGATGCTTTAAAAGGTAACAAAGACTAA
- a CDS encoding SGNH/GDSL hydrolase family protein codes for MSKLILFGDSITAGYMGGEITLILNQHIKRYLPNLEVINAGLPGDTTRGAVGRVGDHVVRYNPDVVTVFFGANDVADHSGINNQEYRQNLVYLINTIGADKMVLVGPPFMRRLLNESDRPYRRINEYNGIAKELAILNRIPFVDLFSVMQGESEPEVLWQADGLHFSKQGYLLLGRLLAEELKRRGIN; via the coding sequence ATGAGTAAACTAATATTATTTGGTGATAGTATAACTGCGGGGTATATGGGAGGCGAGATAACGCTTATCTTAAATCAACATATCAAGCGTTATTTACCTAATCTTGAGGTAATTAATGCAGGCCTTCCTGGTGACACAACACGCGGTGCAGTCGGTCGCGTAGGCGATCACGTTGTACGATATAACCCTGATGTCGTCACTGTTTTTTTCGGTGCGAATGATGTCGCTGACCATTCAGGAATTAATAACCAAGAATATCGGCAAAATTTAGTATATTTGATAAATACGATTGGTGCCGATAAAATGGTACTTGTTGGGCCTCCGTTTATGCGTCGTTTATTAAATGAGAGTGACCGACCATATCGACGAATCAATGAATATAATGGTATCGCTAAAGAATTGGCGATTTTAAACCGAATTCCATTTGTTGATCTATTCAGTGTGATGCAAGGTGAGTCTGAGCCAGAGGTATTATGGCAAGCTGATGGTCTACATTTTTCTAAGCAGGGCTATTTATTACTGGGTCGTTTATTAGCAGAGGAATTAAAAAGGAGAGGAATTAATTAA